One region of Juglans regia cultivar Chandler chromosome 4, Walnut 2.0, whole genome shotgun sequence genomic DNA includes:
- the LOC108984242 gene encoding universal stress protein PHOS32-like produces MTSPKHPTDTATAITVQPSSPRFPMSGTPTSGAQRKIGIAVDLSDESAFAVKWAVQNYLRPGDAVILLHVRPTSVLYGADWGAIDLSVHDLADDELSHQKLEHDFDAFTSTKANDLAQPLVDSQIPFKIHIVKDHDMKERLCLEVERLGLSTVIMGSRGFGASRRPSKGRLGSVSDYCVHHCVCPVVVVRFPEEKDGPDTNPVVVAKAGVEDEQEYHDALDKQTDVDKAS; encoded by the exons ATGACTTCTCCGAAACACCCTACAGATACGGCGACGGCAATTACCGTGCAACCTTCGTCGCCGAGATTCCCCATGAGCGGGACCCCCACCTCCGGAGCCCAACGCAAGATCGGGATTGCCGTGGATCTCAGTGACGAGAGCGCCTTCGCCGTCAAATGGGCTGTCCAGAACTACCTCCGCCCCGGTGACGCTGTCATCCTCCTCCACGTCCGTCCCACCAGCGTCCTATACGGCGCCGACTGGGGTGCCATCGACCTTTCCGTCCACGACCTCGCCGACGATGAGCTTTCCCACCAGAAGCTCGAGCACGACTTCGACGCCTTCACCTCCACCAAGGCCAATGACCTTGCTCAGCCCCTCGTCGACTCACAAATTCCCTTCAAGATCCACATCGTGAAGGACCACGACATGAAGGAGCGCCTCTGCCTTGAGGTCGAGCGCCTTGGCCTCAGCACCGTTATCATGGGCAGCCGAGGGTTCGGCGCCTCTCGCCGCCCCTCCAAGGGCCGCCTTGGCAGCGTCAGCGATTACTGTGTGCACCACTGCGTCTGTCCCGTCGTCGTCGTTCGCTTCCCCGAAGAGAAGGATGGCCCCGACACAAATCCTGTTGTCGTAGCAAAGGCTGGTGTGGAGGATGAGCAGGAGTACCATGATGCATTGGATAAGCAAACTG ACGTGGACAAAGCCTCGTGA
- the LOC109017893 gene encoding phosphopantothenoylcysteine decarboxylase subunit VHS3-like yields MKKCDLCDSPANIYCDSDQASLCWNCDAQVHGANFLVAKHSRTLLCHVCQSFTPWNGSGPKLGPTISACESCVNSNAQNEAGNEGNNRDNDHGDAGGGGGDDDRPHREANTEEDDDDDDHDDDDDDDDDHGHRDEDQGGVYEDDEENQVVPLSSTPPPPASSSATRRGLS; encoded by the coding sequence atgaagaagtgCGATCTCTGTGACTCTCCAGCCAATATTTACTGCGACTCTGATCAGGCTAGCCTTTGTTGGAACTGTGATGCTCAGGTTCATGGTGCAAACTTCCTGGTGGCTAAGCATTCCAGAACCCTTCTTTGCCATGTTTGTCAGTCTTTTACGCCCTGGAATGGCTCCGGCCCCAAGCTTGGTCCTACCATTTCTGCCTGTGAAAGTTGCGTCAATAGCAATGCTCAAAACGAGGCAGGAAATGAAGGAAACAACCGTGATAATGATCATGGCGatgctggtggtggtggtggtgatgatgaTCGACCCCATAGAGAAGCTAACACTGAGGAAGATGACGATGACGATGATCAcgatgatgacgacgacgacgacgacgatcATGGTCATAGGGATGAGGATCAAGGAGGTGTTTATGAAGACGATGAAGAAAATCAAGTAGTCCCATTATCTTCTACGCCGCCTCCCCCAGCCTCAAGTTCTGCCACGAGAAGAGGGCTTTCCTGA